Proteins from a genomic interval of Halorussus rarus:
- the thiC gene encoding phosphomethylpyrimidine synthase ThiC gives MTQLQRAREGTVTDAMARVAERERVDPEFVREQVAEGRAVIPANVQHGRLDPMIIGREFATKVNANIGNSETESGVEEELRKLHTAVHYGADTVMDLSTGGDLDRIREANVEHSPVPVGTVPIYEAVKRVDDVADITHELLLDVIEKQAEQGVDYMTIHAGVLMEHLPLTDGRKTGIVSRGGSILAQWMEENGMQNPLYAKFEDICDVFAEYDVTFSLGDGLRPGCLADAGDDAQFAELDTLGELTAMARDRGVQVMVEGPGHVPMDRVADNVERQQAVCDGAPFYVLGPLVTDVAPGYDHITSAIGATEAARAGAAMLCYVTPKEHLGLPDAEDVRDGLAAYRIAAHAADVATGREGARDWDDALSEARYEFDWRRQFELALDPERARSYHDQTLPGDNYKEARFCSMCGAEFCSMRIDQDVRESRRDSRSSQTSSDPPRDADGEMSEIDDETDVEASSAAEVNRPPVGTHEVSGEPTLDDVDLAREYPTTDD, from the coding sequence ATGACGCAGCTACAGCGCGCCCGCGAGGGCACGGTCACCGACGCGATGGCGCGAGTCGCCGAGCGCGAGCGCGTCGACCCCGAGTTCGTCCGCGAGCAGGTCGCCGAGGGACGGGCGGTCATCCCCGCGAACGTCCAGCACGGCCGGCTCGACCCGATGATAATCGGCCGGGAGTTCGCGACCAAGGTCAACGCCAACATCGGCAACAGCGAGACCGAGAGCGGCGTCGAGGAGGAGCTACGGAAACTCCACACCGCGGTCCACTACGGCGCCGACACCGTGATGGACCTCAGCACCGGCGGGGACTTGGACCGCATCCGGGAGGCCAACGTCGAGCACTCGCCGGTCCCGGTCGGCACCGTTCCCATCTACGAGGCGGTCAAGCGCGTGGACGACGTCGCGGACATCACCCACGAACTCCTGCTCGACGTCATCGAGAAGCAGGCCGAGCAGGGCGTCGACTACATGACTATCCACGCGGGCGTGCTGATGGAACACCTCCCCCTGACCGACGGCCGCAAGACCGGCATCGTCTCGCGCGGGGGTTCCATCCTCGCACAGTGGATGGAGGAGAACGGGATGCAGAACCCCCTGTACGCGAAGTTCGAGGACATCTGCGACGTCTTCGCCGAGTACGACGTGACGTTCAGCCTCGGCGACGGGCTCCGACCTGGCTGCCTGGCGGACGCGGGCGACGACGCCCAGTTCGCGGAACTCGACACGCTCGGGGAACTGACCGCGATGGCACGGGACCGGGGCGTCCAGGTGATGGTCGAGGGGCCGGGCCACGTCCCGATGGACCGGGTCGCCGACAACGTCGAGCGCCAGCAGGCGGTCTGCGACGGTGCGCCGTTCTACGTGCTCGGGCCGCTGGTCACGGACGTCGCGCCGGGGTACGATCACATCACCAGCGCCATCGGCGCGACCGAGGCGGCCCGCGCCGGCGCCGCCATGCTCTGCTACGTCACGCCCAAGGAGCACCTCGGGCTCCCCGACGCCGAGGACGTTCGCGACGGCCTCGCGGCCTACCGCATCGCAGCCCACGCCGCCGACGTGGCGACCGGCCGCGAGGGCGCGCGCGACTGGGACGACGCCCTCTCGGAGGCCAGGTACGAGTTCGACTGGCGCCGGCAGTTCGAGCTCGCGCTCGACCCCGAGCGAGCACGGTCCTACCACGACCAGACGCTCCCCGGCGACAACTACAAGGAGGCCCGCTTCTGCTCGATGTGCGGCGCGGAGTTCTGCTCGATGCGCATCGACCAGGACGTTCGAGAATCGCGGCGCGATTCTCGAAGCAGTCAGACTTCGTCTGACCCGCCGCGGGACGCCGACGGCGAGATGAGCGAGATCGACGACGAGACCGACGTCGAGGCGTCGTCCGCGGCCGAGGTCAACCGACCGCCGGTCGGGACCCACGAGGTGTCGGGCGAGCCGACGCTGGACGACGTGGACCTCGCGCGCGAGTACCCGACCACGGACGACTGA
- a CDS encoding nucleoside triphosphate pyrophosphohydrolase, giving the protein MTEYDKLVRDGIPAVIRESDETPVTHTADDEEYRRRLREKLCEEAAEFRESADPDELADVLEVIAAIRDAEGIDETELDRLREEKAAERGRFEEGVVLERVE; this is encoded by the coding sequence GTGACCGAGTACGACAAGCTGGTCCGAGACGGGATTCCCGCGGTAATCCGCGAGAGCGACGAGACGCCCGTGACCCACACCGCAGACGACGAGGAGTATCGCCGCCGGCTCCGCGAGAAGCTCTGCGAGGAGGCCGCGGAGTTCCGCGAGAGCGCCGACCCTGACGAACTCGCCGACGTGCTGGAAGTGATTGCGGCGATACGCGACGCGGAGGGTATCGACGAGACCGAACTGGATCGGCTCCGCGAGGAGAAGGCCGCCGAGCGCGGCCGGTTCGAGGAGGGTGTCGTCCTCGAGCGCGTGGAGTGA
- a CDS encoding ABC transporter ATP-binding protein — MVNIENGLRDADVATGEDDGETKAQNLDDGLVVRGRGLTKTYDSPLPFARTVEVLRGADLDVRAGEIVGIVGENGSGKSTLMKLLVGALEPDDGEVVVDGVAGWCPQDPLLYDRLTVAETFRLFGTAYGMSDDAIREARDRLAERLGFEEFLDYRVDQLSGGNRQKVNLSVAVMADPDVLFLDEPYTGFDWQTYLAFWELTEELTDRGVAIAVISHFVSERERFDRILELRDGRLADVTDADPADRPGEDPRDPDAGRDAGGANATGRADDAAPEAETDA, encoded by the coding sequence ATGGTGAATATAGAGAACGGCCTTCGCGACGCGGACGTCGCGACCGGCGAGGACGACGGCGAAACGAAAGCACAGAATCTCGACGACGGTCTCGTCGTCCGCGGGCGCGGCTTGACGAAGACGTACGACTCGCCGCTTCCCTTCGCCAGGACCGTCGAGGTGCTCCGGGGGGCGGACCTCGACGTCCGCGCGGGCGAGATCGTCGGCATCGTCGGGGAGAACGGGTCGGGCAAGTCCACCCTGATGAAGCTCCTCGTCGGCGCGCTCGAACCCGACGACGGCGAGGTGGTCGTCGACGGCGTCGCGGGGTGGTGCCCCCAGGACCCGCTGCTGTACGACCGGCTCACCGTCGCCGAGACGTTCCGGCTGTTCGGGACCGCCTACGGGATGAGCGACGACGCGATCCGCGAGGCCCGCGACCGACTGGCCGAGCGGCTCGGCTTCGAGGAGTTCCTCGACTACCGGGTCGACCAGCTCAGCGGCGGCAACCGCCAGAAGGTCAACCTGAGCGTCGCGGTGATGGCCGACCCCGACGTCCTCTTCCTCGACGAACCGTACACCGGGTTCGACTGGCAGACCTACCTCGCGTTCTGGGAGCTGACCGAGGAGCTGACCGACCGCGGGGTCGCCATCGCGGTCATCTCGCACTTCGTCAGCGAGCGCGAGCGGTTCGACCGCATCCTCGAACTCCGCGACGGCCGACTCGCGGACGTGACCGACGCCGACCCGGCGGACCGGCCCGGGGAGGACCCCCGGGACCCGGACGCCGGCCGCGACGCCGGCGGTGCGAACGCGACCGGCCGAGCCGACGACGCCGCGCCGGAGGCCGAGACGGATGCCTGA
- a CDS encoding ABC transporter permease, giving the protein MSRVERDAREATGSGGGHGGSGGPGETGFARRVAAAFAMGLREYARTPVLLALLVFLPAYFVGLLVYLLPESSVPIEAAGAETVVVQSAELYGILLVPLTSALVGGIAGLFLMLNARDADGRLVVAGYRPSQLLLARVGLLAVAAGVAVGVSLVVLSVEVVPERLGWFVAASVLAGLTYGLFGALAGLALSRLAGVYFLLFAPMVDVFFFQNPMVSDAHWLAACLPGRFVTEAAVDAGFSASVSLEPLGWAVAYLVGVGVVTGVAYYRSMRLG; this is encoded by the coding sequence GTGAGCCGCGTCGAACGCGATGCGCGAGAGGCGACCGGAAGCGGCGGCGGGCACGGTGGCTCCGGCGGTCCCGGCGAGACCGGATTCGCGCGCCGGGTCGCCGCGGCGTTCGCGATGGGGCTGCGCGAGTACGCCCGGACGCCGGTGCTGCTCGCGCTGCTCGTCTTCCTCCCGGCGTACTTCGTGGGGCTGCTCGTCTACCTGCTGCCGGAGTCGTCGGTCCCGATCGAGGCCGCAGGAGCGGAGACGGTCGTGGTCCAGTCCGCGGAGCTGTACGGCATCCTGCTCGTTCCCCTGACGAGCGCGCTGGTCGGCGGCATCGCGGGGCTGTTCCTGATGCTGAACGCCCGGGACGCCGACGGCCGACTGGTCGTCGCGGGCTACCGGCCGAGTCAGTTGCTCCTCGCGCGGGTCGGCCTCCTGGCGGTCGCCGCCGGGGTCGCGGTCGGCGTCTCGCTCGTCGTCCTCTCGGTCGAGGTGGTGCCCGAGCGCCTCGGCTGGTTCGTCGCCGCGTCGGTGCTCGCGGGGCTGACCTACGGACTCTTCGGCGCGCTCGCCGGCCTCGCGCTCTCGCGGCTCGCCGGGGTCTACTTCCTGCTGTTCGCGCCGATGGTCGACGTGTTCTTCTTCCAGAACCCGATGGTCAGCGACGCTCACTGGCTGGCCGCGTGCCTCCCGGGCCGCTTCGTCACGGAGGCGGCGGTCGACGCCGGGTTCTCCGCGAGCGTGTCGCTCGAACCCCTGGGCTGGGCAGTGGCATATCTCGTCGGCGTCGGCGTCGTCACCGGTGTCGCTTACTACCGGTCGATGCGGCTGGGATAG
- a CDS encoding winged helix-turn-helix transcriptional regulator: MSDCLDDDAPPSAKLVVKVLEYSDDPLTQQQISDRTRLSPRTVRSSIKRLKDQSVIDERVYIPDARKQLYALTDSVQECLQAGESGAESAEAV, encoded by the coding sequence ATGTCCGACTGCCTCGACGACGACGCCCCGCCGAGCGCGAAGCTGGTCGTGAAGGTACTCGAGTACAGCGACGACCCGCTGACCCAGCAGCAGATAAGCGACCGGACCCGGCTCTCGCCACGGACCGTCCGGAGCTCCATCAAGCGCCTCAAGGACCAGAGCGTCATCGACGAGCGCGTCTACATTCCGGACGCTCGCAAGCAGCTGTACGCGCTCACCGACTCGGTCCAGGAGTGCCTCCAGGCCGGCGAGAGCGGGGCCGAGAGCGCCGAAGCGGTCTGA
- a CDS encoding GbsR/MarR family transcriptional regulator gives MTDPNTDSQPDVEADSAPGDESGTDEDAVREAREEVVEALARAADVYGIKPSYGRLYGLLFFAEEPLSLDDLVDRSDYAKSTVSTAMTALERYHFVHRRSIPGEGKRAYFEAETDLWHVCQQFLTQEVRSEIRIMNRALDDAAETLRAADSERARRDLEKVERLQGLYEKADTAVTVLTGSSLDRIAGVLRRLRSGE, from the coding sequence ATGACCGACCCGAACACCGACTCCCAGCCAGACGTCGAAGCTGACTCCGCCCCCGGCGACGAGAGCGGGACCGACGAGGACGCCGTCCGGGAGGCCCGCGAGGAGGTCGTCGAGGCGCTGGCGCGGGCCGCGGACGTCTACGGCATCAAGCCGAGTTACGGCCGGCTCTACGGCCTGCTGTTCTTCGCCGAGGAACCGCTGTCGCTCGACGACCTCGTCGACAGGAGCGACTACGCCAAGTCGACGGTCAGCACCGCGATGACCGCGCTGGAGCGGTACCACTTCGTCCACCGCCGGTCGATCCCCGGCGAGGGCAAGCGGGCCTACTTCGAGGCCGAGACCGACCTCTGGCACGTCTGCCAGCAGTTCCTCACCCAGGAGGTCCGCAGCGAGATCCGCATCATGAACCGGGCGCTCGACGACGCGGCCGAGACGCTCCGGGCGGCCGACTCCGAGCGCGCCCGGCGCGACCTCGAGAAGGTCGAGAGGCTGCAGGGACTCTACGAGAAGGCCGACACGGCGGTGACCGTCCTGACGGGCTCGTCGCTCGACAGGATCGCGGGCGTGCTCCGACGGCTCCGGTCGGGCGAGTAG